One region of Camelus bactrianus isolate YW-2024 breed Bactrian camel chromosome 22, ASM4877302v1, whole genome shotgun sequence genomic DNA includes:
- the ZNF414 gene encoding zinc finger protein 414, giving the protein MEEKPSGPSPNMPATAEPSSSETDKEVVSPVVAAVATSSSMGEEPGSDRAATPPLWERGGPGGTQQGASPAPDSGHPGSGPSLGLTSTVSGTSEDLRPPRRRPPPGKQIPCSSPGCCLSFPSVRDLAQHLRTHCPPTQSLEGKLFRCSALSCTETFPSMQELVAHGKLHYKPNRYFKCENCLLRFRTHRSLFKHLHVCAEHAQSPAPPPPPALDKEPPAPDRPPESDPASAPGLSFPLLEPFTTPAPAPTGPFLPYLNPASFGLSTPRLRPFLAAAPVPPASSAAVWKKSHGAGGSPRRPQGGSDAPSGHAAPSRIVWEHTRGRYSCMQCAFSTASRPAMTLHLEDHRPIAPATPAPGQPRPDAPADLVPLSPQMSQLLSEGECPVFSPL; this is encoded by the exons ATG GAGGAGAAACCCTCGGGGCCCAGCCCGAACATGCCGGCCACTGCAGAGCCCAGCTCCAGTGAGACCGACAAGGAGGTGGTATCCCCAGTTGTGGCTGCTGTAGCCACCTCCTCTTCCATGGGGGAGGAGCCAGGCTCAGACCGGGCAGCCACACCCCCACTGTGGGAACGTGGAGGGCCTGGAGGGACCCAGCAGggtgcctccccagccccagacagTGGCCATCCTGGCTCTGGACCCAGCCTTGGCCTGACCAGCACAGTCTCCGGGACCAGCGAAGACCTGCGGCCTCCCAGACGACGCCCACCACCAG GGAAGCAGATACCCTGTTCCAGCCCTGgctgctgcctcagtttccccagcgtTCGAGACCTGGCACAGCATCTGCGTACCCATTGCCCACCTACACAGTCCCTGGAAG GCAAACTCTTCCGCTGTTCGGCCCTGAGCTGCACCGAGACTTTCCCCAGCATGCAGGAACTGGTGGCACACGGCAAGCTGCACTACAAACCCAATCGCTACTTCAA GTGCGAGAACTGCCTCCTGCGCTTCCGCACGCACCGCTCGCTCTTCAAACATCTGCATGTTTGCGCTGAGCATGCGCAGAGCCCAGCCCCACCGCCACCCCCCGCCCTCGACAAGGAGCCACCGGCGCCCGATCGCCCACCGGAGTCCGACCCTGCGTCGGCGCCGGGCCTGTCGTTTCCGCTGCTCGAGCCATTCACGACTCCTGCTCCTGCCCCCACCGGGCCCTTCCTGCCCTACTTGAACCCCGCGTCCTTTGGCCTAAGCACCCCACGCCTGCGCCCCTTCCTGGCCGCCGCTCCCGTGCCGCCCGCCTCCAGCGCTGCGGTCTGGAAAAAGAGCCACG GTGCAGGCGGCAGCCCGCGAAGACCCCAGGGCGGCTCCGACGCGCCTTCAG GGCACGCGGCCCCGAGCCGCATCGTGTGGGAGCACACGCGCGGCCGCTACTCGTGCATGCAGTGCGCCTTCTCCACGGCCTCTCGGCCCGCCATGACACTACACCTGGAGGACCACCGCCCCATCGCCCCCGCGACCCCGGCGCCCGGGCAGCCGCGCCCCGACGCGCCGGCGG ACCTCGTCCCGCTGTCACCCCAGATGTCGCAGCTGCTGTCAGAGGGGGAGTGTCCGGTTTTCTCGCCGCTCTGA